The following are from one region of the Nymphaea colorata isolate Beijing-Zhang1983 chromosome 7, ASM883128v2, whole genome shotgun sequence genome:
- the LOC116257714 gene encoding WRKY transcription factor SUSIBA2-like, whose amino-acid sequence MAVSAKDLSLSVATSEAPACGAASNSITPANPSSDELNVRRGPDAETQHVSLDQKGAPLTVVERPSEDGYNWRKYGQKLVKGSEFPRSYYKCTHPNCQMKKKLERNHEGLVTAIIYEGVHDHPKPQPSRRLAVGASENAHGDDRSDRSTNIDDKSLNAIGQACNQLESNGTPELSSVSVSDDDEDVDGSGAHRDRNDEADEDDPEAKRRKLETVAMDSTITTRTTREPRVVVQTLSEVDILDDGYRWRKYGQKVVKGNPNPRSYYKCTNAGCPVRKHVERASHDPKSVITTYEGKHNHDVPTSSSTNRETSAPMAVQNLSPLNTNMQVSLNPVMLMPPNQIEVNRAVPYSRGPDAVSLDLGVGISQAAENSSLHKQNQAEADSMLRQVHGGNVPSSGINCPVQSAGILPFYGNGIMGNRPDHYRVKEEEGQNFNFDVMSSLNNFHRSTGRFMLGSEVDASHAQQFTR is encoded by the exons ATGGCTGTCTCTGCTAAGGATCTTTCCCTTTCTGTTGCAACTTCTGAGGCACCTGCATGTGGTGCTGCGTCAAATTCTATCACACCTGCCAATCCTTCATCTGATGAGTTAAATGTTAGAAGGGGCCCTGACGCCGAGACTCAACATGTATCCCTAGACCAGAAAGGTGCTCCTTTGACAGTAGTTGAAAGGCCATCTGAGGATGGATACAATTGGCGCAAGTATGGGCAGAAGTTGGTTAAGGGAAGTGAGTTCCCACGGAGCTACTATAAATGTACTCATCCAAACtgccaaatgaagaaaaagctGGAGCGAAACCATGAAGGGTTGGTTACCGCAATTATATACGAAGGGGTGCATGATCATCCTAAGCCTCAGCCAAGCCGGAGGCTAGCTGTTGGTGCTTCTGAAAATGCACATGGAGATGACAGATCAGATAGATCAACTAACATAGATG ATAAGTCACTGAATGCCATTGGTCAGGCATGTAATCAGTTAGAATCAAATGGAACTCCGGAATTGTCCTCTGTATCTGTaagtgatgatgatgaagacgtTGATGGATCTGGTGCTCACCGAGACAGGAATGATGAGGCTGATGAAGATGATCCTGAAGCAAAACGCAG AAAACTGGAGACTGTGGCCATGGATAGTACAATAACTACTAGAACAACTCGAGAGCCACGTGTTGTTGTACAGACACTGAGTGAAGTTGATATCCTTGATGATGGGTACAGGTGGCGTAAATATGGTCAGAAAGTGGTGAAAGGAAATCCTAATCCAAG GAGTTACTACAAATGCACCAATGCTGGATGCCCTGTTAGGAAGCATGTGGAGAGAGCCTCGCATGACCCAAAGTCTGTTATTACAACATACGAAGGAAAACATAATCATGATGTACCCACTTCCAGTTCCACCAACCGTGAAACATCTGCACCAATGGCAGTGCAGAACCTCAGTCCTCTCAATACCAATATGCAGGTGTCTCTGAATCCTGTTATGCTAATGCCACCTAATCAGATTGAGGTTAACAGGGCAGTACCTTATTCTAGAGGACCTGATGCAGTTAGTCTGGATCTTGGTGTGGGGATCAGTCAAGCTGCTGAAAACAGTTCCCTTCACAAGCAGAATCAAGCAGAAGCGGACAGCATGTTGAGACAGGTCCATGGTGGCAATGTTCCCAGTTCAGGGATCAACTGTCCAGTTCAATCTGCTGGGATTTTACCTTTTTATGGGAATGGAATTATGGGCAACCGACCTGATCATTACAGagttaaagaagaagagggcCAAAATTTCAACTTCGATGTGATGTCATCGTTGAACAATTTCCATCGTAGCACTGGCAGATTTATGTTGGGGTCCGAAGTAGATGCATCTCATGCTCAACAGTTCACAAGATAA
- the LOC116257449 gene encoding scarecrow-like protein 21 isoform X1: MNSQYFVSSGNNCLTSYPSIQPSVVHGISQTYYQCHLSPAEDAILYTEPQDSPRSLCSGSFQAVKGPAFVSQEQFCTLESSSCMIGQSIKSSSAHSFSSTGSPVSQQDSQTYPPDMHYSPENTYCSTMSHGHLADGESDLSCRLREIEKLMLGPDPDCGDNFVGSLQNHVTFGPGAWRQMLEIRSGGVKQVLIACAKAIAENNLTVADWFMSELNQMVSVSGTPIERVSAYMLEGLKAKLVSSGSSIYKSLKCKEPTSADLLTYMHKLYEVCPYFKFGYLSANGAIADALKGEDRVHIIDFQIAQGSQWISLIQALAARPGGPPHVRITGIDDAVSAYARGGGLQLVGQRLSYIAKSCNVPFEFNGAGISGCDVEVDMLKLQPHEALAVNFPFQLHHMPDESVSTANHRDRLLRLVKGLSPKVVTLVEQECNANTAPFFPRFMEALSYYTAMFESIDVTMPRDDKNRISVEQHCLAGEIVNIIACEGAERVERHELFDKWRSRFMMAGFKPYPLSSLVNSTIKDLLQSYCKHYSLEEREGALFLGWKNRPLIASCAWC; this comes from the coding sequence ATGAACAGTCAGTATTTCGTGAGCTCTGGTAACAACTGCCTAACTAGTTATCCATCAATTCAGCCTTCTGTGGTGCATGGTATTTCACAAACTTATTATCAGTGCCACCTGTCACCTGCGGAAGATGCCATTTTATACACCGAACCTCAGGATTCTCCCAGATCTCTCTGTTCTGGCTCATTCCAAGCAGTAAAGGGTCCTGCTTTTGTCTCTCAAGAGCAATTCTGCACTCTTGAATCATCGTCATGCATGATAGGACAATCAATTAAGTCATCATCAGCACATAGTTTTTCGTCGACTGGGAGCCCTGTTTCTCAACAGGATTCTCAGACCTACCCACCTGATATGCATTATTCCCCTGAAAACACTTACTGTTCTACCATGAGCCATGGCCACTTAGCAGATGGGGAGAGTGATTTAAGTTGTAGATtgagagaaatagaaaaattaatgCTTGGCCCTGACCCTGACTGTGGAGACAATTTTGTAGGTTCCTTGCAGAACCATGTAACGTTTGGACCAGGGGCATGGAGGCAAATGTTGGAGATCCGAAGCGGTGGCGTCAAGCAGGTTCTGATTGCTTGTGCAAAAGCTATAGCTGAGAACAACCTGACAGTAGCAGACTGGTTCATGAGTGAACTAAATCAGATGGTATCTGTTTCGGGTACACCAATTGAACGAGTGAGTGCTTATATGTTGGAAGGATTAAAAGCAAAGCTGGTATCATCCGGCAGTTCCATCTACAAGTCCCTGAAATGCAAGGAACCAACCAGTGCTGATCTTCTTACTTACATGCATAAACTATACGAAGTATGCCCCTACTTCAAATTTGGTTACCTGTCTGCAAATGGTGCTATAGCTGATGCATTGAAAGGTGAAGATAGGGTGCATATCATTGATTTCCAAATTGCACAGGGCAGCCAGTGGATTTCCCTGATTCAGGCTCTCGCAGCTAGGCCAGGTGGGCCGCCACATGTGCGCATCACTGGTATTGATGATGCAGTATCAGCCTATGCCAGAGGTGGAGGTCTGCAGTTAGTCGGGCAGAGACTATCATATATTGCCAAGTCATGTAATGTGCCATTTGAGTTCAATGGTGCAGGCATATCTGGCTGCGATGTGGAAGTTGACATGCTCAAACTACAACCACATGAAGCCCTGGCTGTGAACTTCCCATTCCAACTTCACCACATGCCAGACGAGAGTGTAAGCACAGCCAATCACAGAGACAGGCTTCTGCGACTGGTAAAAGGTTTATCACCAAAGGTGGTCACTCTGGTGGAACAGGAATGCAATGCCAACACGGCACCTTTCTTCCCCAGATTCATGGAAGCTCTAAGTTACTACACTGCCATGTTCGAGTCAATTGATGTTACTATGCCTAGAGATGACAAGAATCGTATCAGCGTCGAGCAGCATTGCTTGGCAGGGGAGATCGTGAATATAATTGCATGCGAGGGTGCTGAAAGAGTAGAAAGACATGAGCTTTTTGATAAGTGGCGGTCACGCTTCATGATGGCTGGGTTTAAGCCATACCCACTGAGCTCCTTGGTCAATTCCACCATTAAAGATTTGCTACAGAGTTACTGCAAGCACTATTCACTCGAAGAAAGAGAGGGGGCTTTGTTCCTTGGCTGGAAAAACAGACCCTTAATTGCCTCTTGTGCCTGGTGCTAA
- the LOC116257449 gene encoding chitin-inducible gibberellin-responsive protein 2-like isoform X2, with amino-acid sequence MNSQYFVSSGSLQNHVTFGPGAWRQMLEIRSGGVKQVLIACAKAIAENNLTVADWFMSELNQMVSVSGTPIERVSAYMLEGLKAKLVSSGSSIYKSLKCKEPTSADLLTYMHKLYEVCPYFKFGYLSANGAIADALKGEDRVHIIDFQIAQGSQWISLIQALAARPGGPPHVRITGIDDAVSAYARGGGLQLVGQRLSYIAKSCNVPFEFNGAGISGCDVEVDMLKLQPHEALAVNFPFQLHHMPDESVSTANHRDRLLRLVKGLSPKVVTLVEQECNANTAPFFPRFMEALSYYTAMFESIDVTMPRDDKNRISVEQHCLAGEIVNIIACEGAERVERHELFDKWRSRFMMAGFKPYPLSSLVNSTIKDLLQSYCKHYSLEEREGALFLGWKNRPLIASCAWC; translated from the exons ATGAACAGTCAGTATTTCGTGAGCTCTG GTTCCTTGCAGAACCATGTAACGTTTGGACCAGGGGCATGGAGGCAAATGTTGGAGATCCGAAGCGGTGGCGTCAAGCAGGTTCTGATTGCTTGTGCAAAAGCTATAGCTGAGAACAACCTGACAGTAGCAGACTGGTTCATGAGTGAACTAAATCAGATGGTATCTGTTTCGGGTACACCAATTGAACGAGTGAGTGCTTATATGTTGGAAGGATTAAAAGCAAAGCTGGTATCATCCGGCAGTTCCATCTACAAGTCCCTGAAATGCAAGGAACCAACCAGTGCTGATCTTCTTACTTACATGCATAAACTATACGAAGTATGCCCCTACTTCAAATTTGGTTACCTGTCTGCAAATGGTGCTATAGCTGATGCATTGAAAGGTGAAGATAGGGTGCATATCATTGATTTCCAAATTGCACAGGGCAGCCAGTGGATTTCCCTGATTCAGGCTCTCGCAGCTAGGCCAGGTGGGCCGCCACATGTGCGCATCACTGGTATTGATGATGCAGTATCAGCCTATGCCAGAGGTGGAGGTCTGCAGTTAGTCGGGCAGAGACTATCATATATTGCCAAGTCATGTAATGTGCCATTTGAGTTCAATGGTGCAGGCATATCTGGCTGCGATGTGGAAGTTGACATGCTCAAACTACAACCACATGAAGCCCTGGCTGTGAACTTCCCATTCCAACTTCACCACATGCCAGACGAGAGTGTAAGCACAGCCAATCACAGAGACAGGCTTCTGCGACTGGTAAAAGGTTTATCACCAAAGGTGGTCACTCTGGTGGAACAGGAATGCAATGCCAACACGGCACCTTTCTTCCCCAGATTCATGGAAGCTCTAAGTTACTACACTGCCATGTTCGAGTCAATTGATGTTACTATGCCTAGAGATGACAAGAATCGTATCAGCGTCGAGCAGCATTGCTTGGCAGGGGAGATCGTGAATATAATTGCATGCGAGGGTGCTGAAAGAGTAGAAAGACATGAGCTTTTTGATAAGTGGCGGTCACGCTTCATGATGGCTGGGTTTAAGCCATACCCACTGAGCTCCTTGGTCAATTCCACCATTAAAGATTTGCTACAGAGTTACTGCAAGCACTATTCACTCGAAGAAAGAGAGGGGGCTTTGTTCCTTGGCTGGAAAAACAGACCCTTAATTGCCTCTTGTGCCTGGTGCTAA